The genomic segment CTTCTTATTACCCCTACCCTTTTAGGGGTAGTCCATTCCGAATTGACTTTCTCGTTAGAATTCCTATCTGGTGCAGCTATTTGTTCTGATGTATCCTTTAATTGAACCTGAAGCTTTGATATCCCCTGGCCTTCAGACAACCCCAAATCAGCTGAACCCTTAGTATCGGAAACCTTCCCCCCACTGGTAGCACCCTTTTCCTCTGAAACTGGCAGTTGGTCCACATCACTTTGTTTAGACTCATCTTCTCCATTTCGGCCTTTCTGCCTCCAAGTCTCAGTAAGCTTCCTATTACACATTCTTTCTGTATGACCAAACACCTTACAACCTCTATATTGTGTTGGGAGCCATTCAAACTCCAGAAGTTGTTCCATTAGCTGACCTTTCTCATTAAGGAACTGAATAGATTTAGGGAGATCCTCAAAAATTTCAATCTCAACTAACACTCTAGCAAATTGCATCATAGACCTATCCTTAGTAACTTTGTCTACCAATAATGGGTCCCCTATTGTGCTCACAAGGGCACTTAAGCATTTCGTACCCCAATATTGCAGACCCAGCCCTGGCAATCTAATCCAAACAAGGATAGTTTTCACTACCTTAAGAGTATCTAAGTCAGCTGACCAAGGCTTCACTATCACTGGTTTTCTATCAAAGTGCAGAACCCCAGCTTCCAACACCAGATCTCTAGTGGCCTCATCTCGAAACTTAACAAGCGTAAGACCAGAGTTCAGCCGAGCAATTCTCTCAATCCCTAGTTTACCCCAAATCCTCTTAACAAAACCTTCAAAAACAGCAAATGGTGGGTTATCCCCAAGCACCATACAAACCACAGCTGAGTTCCAGTAAGAAATCTCTACTTGGATCTCATCCAGGTCAACCTGGGCAATTCGAATGCCTTCCCTAAAAATTGGCTCCTCAAATGTGAGTTTAGCCCCTCCCTGATTAGGCAACAAGGAGCGAAAATGGGACCATTTATCCTTAGCCTGACTCAGAAAGTCATCTTCACCAGCATCCTGATCCTTCCCAATCTCTCCATTTCTCAAAATACCAGACGAACCCCCTTCAGGATCCAATGAATCTCGAATGCCAAAATCTGGGAATTCCACCATCCAATCCTTGAACTCACGTCTAATTCCTCTGGTACATCGTCATCCTTCTCAGACCTATGTCCTTCACACGTCTCTTGAATCACAGGAGAAGCAGTCACTGTCGATCTTGAAGCAGGCTTTTGGCTGGTCTTCTTGCGTCTCGCCATGGAGAAACGAGAGCTCACCTATCGCCTAAATCTTTTTATTTCAGCTTTTATGTTTTCTTTAAAGAAAAACTGGTCTTTTTTTagaacaaattaaataaataaaattaaagaaagaaagaaaaaagggaaACTAAAACTGATTTTGTTTGTTATGTAGAACAAATCAAACATGGTGAATTATTCAATCCCTCAGCTATTTTTGAGCGATTTAAAACTTCAATTGGGTTCTTGCCATTGGATTAAATAATAGTGTTTGTTTGACTTATCAAACAGTTGAGATTTGATTAAATTTGAGTAATGGTAgtgaatttaaataaaattgtttactgGCTAGTACCGTATATGTTTATctgtactttttattttattgcGTGAAATTGGTAAAGTAACTTGTATTATATTATGGTAAAAAAGCAAAAAGCTTGTATTCAGTTGTTGCTTcgaattgaaattttttatttcagcAGTAGGGTCAGTAAAGAGAGTAAAAGTTGTAGTATGATTCACTTTAAAAAAATTGCATCTCTAGTTGTATTATCTTCTGAAGTAAGCAAGAAGGATGAAGCTTGAAAGTGGTAAATTAGtaggtttatgttttttttttgggtttggtGTTTTTTGTTGGAAATAACTTAGTATTTCAGTGATTGGGTTGTGGCAGAgttaatttcttttaataatagtATGAATTTTTTGTGGTGTGGGTGGTGAGTATtgaaattattttgtttattgtagtttggttgtttttgtttgATCAGTTAACATCATTGTGAAGCATTTGATATTCATGAATTACTATTGCCTTAGAGTAAGCAAGGGTTTATTGTTATGGTGtataacttttttaaaaaaaagaaaagaaattagacTGTTTATTATTGTATAATTGGCAATAcctgtttttattttaatttttgcataaTCTTGATAAATTTGCACTCATTTTCAATAATGAACTCTTATTTGGCATCAAATTCTCAAATTAATCGAAATCTACTATTGCAACTTTCCTAAACAACACCCAAAATGATACAAACTTACTAAATGGCAATACAATTTTCCTTATTCTAATACATCTAAACTAAATTATCGAATTACATTAAAACCCTGGAAGTGCCCTTTCAATTTCATTTTTGTAACGctctgggtagccaagaccattacactgtgtgtttataaaggtgcaagacttgctaatcaaatattttaattagaaacgtgttactggaaCTATAATTGGACTAGGGTTAAAAgaatttggtcataaaagatgcaTTTCATTTGGACAAACATTttgtacatggaatcccaaaagaaatagagtttgaaagaaaatttacaaaaatcccaGATTATAAACATGCATTGGCCACTCtaaggccgtttatcacatgtccccatggcataataccatctatgacatcatataccagtaaagggaactcttagtccctacataaccacataaccgggtgcagtttcttacatttgattccgatagctttgattagtgaaatcgaccttcaagcgcgatcccgtctgagccttagcgaacacctagtcacaaccataaattagaaccatcactaaacttcaattccacaacctaacctcgggaccattcccgagccctcaggaagccctaattccaccaaacggggtggtggaatcaaacccagAGCCCCCatgcgaaaaccctaagaaaatacccaaaaatccacttctgaaggcagggtagcactacagcgccacagagtgggtgctacagcgctacaagcagagccaaaaacccccaggaaacccaagcctagcgctgtagtgccctaaggctagtgctacagtgctacttACAGCAAACTCAGCACACTgagttttctccttcgaatttccccaagccaaacctccctaaaactcctccaaacttcaaccacACTTCAAAATAGACCTACCATCCTCTACACCTCATCCTGCATGACCCAACAACGCTAAATTTGGCCACATACACCATCAATCACAGAAAAAACCATgtttgagcttaaagctcaaaaactcaacagaaaaacCAGAACACCCAGAAACTCAAGTGACCAAGTCCAGAATTGTTACCTTTAGTGTAGAATTTGACCCTAGGTTACCCTTAgtgcccttccagcctttagctcctcaattcccaaagctcaattcccttaatttccatccaaaacttCATGTTTAGAAATCCATTCTAGCAAAGTTCAGAAAGCTCAACAGAatcctttaaaccttacctcaataaAGTAGTTAACTCTTGCTAAATcctttagcttcaccaaggatCCTAACCCCAAGCTCCAGCCTAAGCTTTCTCTGAATTACAACTCCAAAAATCATCAAGAGATGGTGAAGGGAGAGGAAACCAAATGGAGAAGAAAGGGTAAGCtcaatgttatgtttttctttctttccttcttctttttttttctttcagcttctactgcattctaaacattccactaagtctaTAACGGCTGAATATCACTTATCCCTTTTtaaatcaaatgaccatttttccctcccattaaaacctaagcctttaaacattctaagggtattttggtcatttgcttccaattcttgctaattcctcgagtgtccctaatagttaccgcttacttcccgacacataactaatcaccaattattttcctcaatgtcgaatagtctccaatatatttcccaaattcctataaatacccccaggctctcccgagccgggtataaatccccaccgtgactttttcgctaaatcgctcaacaggatcgtctcgagtcacaagctgcaaatatatccacataataatgtggtctcaacaatttatcgcaagtAATTAActttatgccctcaacggtccAAAACTACGAATATGCCCTTCCAATCTAGTCAGGACCTACATGCTTACTATtatacataatcatgcatctcatatatccaaataatcatataagcatgcttatcacataatcatacttTTAATCATGTAAATCATACATAATCCAGTTATgacctcccgacacactaatcaagacccttaagccttattataattttgggtcgttaaaaTTTTCATTTGAAAACCAATTTTAAAAGAATTTTTCATGCATCGATTTTTGTACCAACTCGTAATAAAACTGGTTGTACAAGATAAACacataaaaaatgaaaatgaactacaataatttttttttttgtcttacaCGAGGTGTCAAAAACCTCAAATTAAGGTGAGGGATTGAATAAATCcccattaaatatatatatatatatatatatatatatagtatattaTATACGAGAGATGGTTAAATATAACTAGAATATTCCATATGGAAAAATTCCATAGTATATTTTGTCTTTTGTTGTTTGATTGTTTCTCTTGGTAATTGAAGCTATTTTTGTAATTTGTAATAAAACAGTAGtaatttctttataaaaaaaatatatattatagtatgtaatttaaaaaaatatactatTATATGAAACTGGGTGAAAGTGAAATTTTCTTATTTTgctaatatgtattttttattcaaatatattttttattattgttgtatataatatgtaagttcttttttattttattaaaatggaatcttattttgttttagatTTAATgatgtttaaaaaatatattatcatttttaaatataaataatttgatttaaatttatgtgataaatattttaatttttataaataattaatatgtacataaataaaaactaaactttTATTTTACAGGTTTCGTGCTTGGTACGAAACAATaaaactagtatatatatacatatataggcGATAGATGCAGTCGCGCATTCACCACTTTTCTAAACCGGTCCCGCAAcctatattaataaaataatatgataaagcaatatatatatatatatgtgtgatctaTTAAACTAATGATTTATTTTTCTAACAGTGGGTACAAATTGTCAACTAAAATTGTAATGTGAATATTCAAAAGCAAATGTACTACTTTACTAGGTAAATATGGACATTCAGCAAGTAATTTACTTATATTTACACGCAAGAATATAAGGAAATTAAGTAATTAGTTATATCCAGAGTAAACGTGATTATTACTCGATTAATATTGTTTATAGTAGAGTTTCACATGAATGACTTGTTATTTTACATTGTAAATATTGTACCACTTTAATATTATGACTTATTATTTTACATTGTAAATTTGTACCAGTTTAATATTTGTTAATAGGTGGGAAATTTAGTCAAATCATGTCATATGCATAGatgatattataattaattaatttgtggCATCCTTAATTTGATTGTTGTAAACAATTAAATCAAATTATCTCTCTATTACAAATATTGAAGAAGGGTGGCATGTATTTGTTGAGAAAAAGGTTTCAAAAAACTTAATAATGGTTTGTGAAAATAACAGTCAAGAGCATATAAACTAATTCCAGCGACTTCCAAATACAAAAGCAACTAAAGTGGTCATAGATGGTTGCATGTAGCTGTTGAGAAAAAAGTTTCAAAATACTGAATAATGGTCCATGAAAATAACAATCAAGAGCATATAAAATAAATCTAGAAACTTAGAATAGGAAAATGAACTAAAGTGGTGACAAATAGTTGATGCAAGGCATACTAACTAGATTGGTAGGAGTCTTGTGTCGATAGAGTTGGAAAGTTTGTGTCATTCCTTGTGTAAGATGATGTTCAAGTCCGAGCTGTGGAGACCATTTTTGACCTCAAGTGACACATTCGCCTATTATGGTCCCGACCTCCATAGAGTGCACATTGCCGACCGTCTTGTATGCCATCATTTGGTCTTATTTTAGAATTGTTTGGGGTACCCATGCCTTTTGTCCTAACCCTAATAGGATCTTGTACAATATTTGGATTATCATGATGTGTTCTAGTTGTTTTTTCGGTACCCATTTCAGTACTTTGTCCCTGCTCGTAAGCCTCTTTAAATATGGTCATAAATTTTTTGAGCTCATTCTTTGCCATTTGAAATGTGGTGTCATTGTGTGATGCATAAAAACTCAATGACTGTGCTAAAGAATTGAGTGCCCCAAACTTGCGGTAAAATATAAAACTCTCTATTACAACACGAAAATAAAAAGGTAAAATTTACTTAACATTTAGTTCATAAATAAAGAAAAGAGATTTAGTTTTTACCTTGAAGTTTAAATCATCTTTTTACGAGGTCAGTTGAGGGTTCAGGTGGTGATACATTGGAAGAACTCTTAACATCCTTCCACGAATGAGTTAAATTTAGGGACTCTGGTATAACTCGTATGTCAAGACTTTTCATTGCACACCATATATGCCTACAAGGAATACCATCAGACTCAAATAACAAACACGGACACTTGAACTAATTGGTCAGTCTGGTGTAATGAACTTTGTGCCTTGATTCACCACACTTAAATCTCACGAAAGAGAACATACAATATTCCTCATGATTCTCCTTATCAAAAATTGAATATGTTGCCTCCTGTACAAGCTCTTGTTCTACTTTGCAATAAATATTTCGTGTGAATATTTAAGAGGCCTATTTCTAATATGATATCAAGTAATTATTCTTACCGTCTGGAATATGAGTAAGGGTGTGTACGCTTTTGTAGTCATTTAAGGCTTTGTTGTTGCGCATTGTGTTGATGGCTAGGTCAATTTGTACGACAAAATCTCGCAATGAATAATTAGCTTTTAGAAATCTCTTTAGTTGATTGTTCTTTGATTCACATCTTTGAGTTGTTCGCATGCCTCCATAGAACAACCCTCTCAAGAACGTCTCTGGCCATTGTTCTTGTGTGTTGTATTTAGTACGACACCATGAATTCTCTTGAACGCCAAACCTTGCTTACAAATCAgcccatttttcttcaaatccttcCTCTGTGTAGTAGGTGTATATTAAGTCATAGAAGCCTTGGTTGAACTCTGGAATCTTAATGTTCTTCGTTGCATTGTTTCCCAAATGCCATGCACAAAGTTGATGGGTACAATCACTTAAAAGTTGGTTGACAGCAAATCCAATTCTTTCATCATTGTCAATGAGCACTACTTTCGGCTTTTTGTTGCCCATGCAGTCAAGGAAAACCCTCAAGAACAAACAATAGGTGTCCTCTGTCTCATCCACTATCATTGCGCACCCAAACACACAAGTCTCAAAGTGTTGATTGACGCCAACAATGATTGTCAATGGCTTATTATACTTGTTTGTCCTGTACATTAAGTCGAATGCAATGACCTCACCAACTAGTAGGTGGTCCCTTCTACTCACTCCATCAGCCCATAAAATATTTGCCAAACGATTTTTCTTATCCAACTTGTACTCGACTTATATATCAGGATCCTTTGTTGATAGGTCATCTAAGAAAGCCAACGCACCCTTTGATTTACTTGGTAGGTCATCTAGTTTTCTTAAAGTGGAAACTTTGTTGTACACATCTGTTAGTTGAAAAGGAAGATTATTGTACCCACCTAATTTTGGGGTTTTAAGCCTCTAtattctattctcttcttctctctatatctatctcatgtgttgagaattgcccactcagtctaggtgattctaaggatactgtgAAGAAATTTAAAGATCGATTAAGTTTCTTGGTTATaccctgtgacagaaaggatataagggttagggaaactgaatgaatgacctattcattccactgcatataatgtaagtgttcctatcattatctctgtttaaattcaattatagaaacatgttcaaggttttcttatattaatttgtttaatatatgatttaaatgaaaataaataagatcatgtaaAAGTATTTTCCAACAACCGGCCTCAGAGCCATcagtaatttttattttcatgcatgaacatggtaaaattgaattatctgatgtgttgagtaattggatggatttcatgttttttatgaagcatatcgaatttttatgtgattattaaaaaatttgggttattttgttgtgttatttatgcaattaaattttataaatgttttatttggtgtaaaacattgtaaaaattatttagaatatgcttttgggttgaaaaattacacaaaattatTGTTGGAAATTTTTTTTGGACTGCAAGGGCCACATGCTAGCGCATTTGCACGCGCTGCCCTTCCTTGCGCGCGCATGACTCAGCAGCCACCCCATGCCAGTGCACGCGTCTCTCGGTGCAACATCTCCCAGCGCGTGCATCTCTTGGTGTAGCACCTCCCTGGCGCGCGCGTCCCTCGGTGCAGCACCCTTGCGCGCGGCATGTCTCCAGTAGCTTATGTGAACAATACCCAATACGGGTTCTATTCATcacattattttttattaaaattaaagataataaaatataaaattaattatttataacaaacccaaaaatatcagatttattttatcatttaaaattattttttaaaataagatattttgttgtttgttatttaaaaattggatattttctacaaagtttgaaattcaaatgtaataaaaaaatagtttaactaattaattttacatcttttaatatattaaaatattagaattaagttattagatattaaagatatttttttaaatactattattttttatagtttattttaaaatatcaatatctgattattctatggattttaatatttaaattattttaaattgtaaaatttgttgactatatatttttatggatatttgaatttgtttaactatttaagatattttagttttgttataactattaatattttattttttaaaataaatggttaaaatatttgctgaTAGTTGTaataacacaagatattttttgaaaaacagttaatgatatatttttttaaaatttaaaatttgttaaattttaAAACTATTACATTTTGCAAAccaattaacaaaatattaatttttttaattgttaataaatgagatttaaattaactttaggtTAATcgttgataaatcttatttaaattaatttaatatttttcaaaatgacctaaactaagttgattgttgataaatgaaatttaaattaacttttgttaattgttgataaatttcatttaaattgacttatttatttttcgcaaaaaatttaattaattcaaatttttgataaattctagaaaattaaatGTGGtaattttgcaaatgaaataaattatggtgttttttgaataaattcatagacttgctcatatagtaacattaTTAGGACCATCcagttataacatgtctgtttacactatatgtggtatttttgcaattgggcttagatgcatatagtggcccatatgtttgcataATATACAGTATTTtcctaaataaaacattcataaaatgataggttttatttgggcccattagaaaatgtaaagtttaaattcctctcttgtgggtgattccacttgtgaatgcccatttgatttgcatgactatagtgggcctaattaattaataaaacaaatgtttaaattcctttcttttggaccttgtatggaagtttgggggcccaagtagtgggaatgacatattggacccaaccctcctccatacaagcccaattgttaaggcccacttgcgtgagttggacttaattgtataagttcattataatagttaatcctaaatattgattagcaacaaattaattctattttaattgaatttgtttataAGACTTTGgatttaaaagaaaattttaatgttacaattttttggagaaccatagtcattaatttttgaaaattaataatcaaaatactatttttaattaaataatgagcttattttaagattatattcgatctccatcgttggtttaacaaggtcgatACCTTAATGGAGCCTCGAGACGCTTCAATTCGTCCCCCTGCGGaagatgttcattagttattctgacaatgttagatttcaaaagatacATAATTATAGgttaaattctactagactcaccccaacGGTGTCTACtatgactaaatctatgattatcgaaaccgttggtctagctcataaaataagaaattttgttttcttattttgataaaatagtaggttgttaataatggtgtctatTATTAAATGAATTTACAactatatttaaataatgatatttGTTTTTACTCTCACCAACCAAAACAGGAATATCAtaagattagttaaaaacctaaagaaatagagatatgattctttttggtattttttattccatatcttacatattttgtggtatatgttgtgctatttcttgaaattttagtgaatagaagttttattgagaaaatgtttttaatttttattttattgataatatatagtattattatggctgtgtctacttccatc from the Humulus lupulus chromosome X, drHumLupu1.1, whole genome shotgun sequence genome contains:
- the LOC133806264 gene encoding protein FAR1-RELATED SEQUENCE 4-like, with translation MYRTNKYNKPLTIIVGVNQHFETCVFGCAMIVDETEDTYCLFLRVFLDCMGNKKPKVVLIDNDERIGFAVNQLLSDCTHQLCAWHLGNNATKNIKIPEFNQGFYDLIYTYYTEEGFEEKWADL